Genomic segment of Paenibacillus polymyxa:
GCACAGGAATACCCATTTTTTTGCCATCTCGGCTATACTGATTCCATACGTTTGTATCCTGATTCATCGCCTGCTTCCAGGAATCCGAAGCGTACTTGTCAAACAACGGACCCACCTCTGCAAACATACCAGAATCGATCATGTCTTGTGCCAGTTGCTCATTCTCCGTCCCCAGTACAACAACGTCCGGCATCTCCTGACCGGAGGACATAGCCAAACGCAGCTTTGTAGCAAATGCGCCATTCGTATCCGTGACGGACCAGAGTGATTTGATATTAATACCGAATTTCTCTTTAGCCCATTTGGTCGCAATGTTATTTTCGATAGATTCACCATTTTTAAATTTTAAGGCGGGATCTACACCCCATACCGTGGAAATTGTGACTTCTGGATTGTATTTTTCTTTGTATACGTTTTCAGTTTTAGCTGTGCTGTCCGCATTTCCATCATTCCCCGTACCTGAGCAGCCCACAAGGCCCACTCCTAATACCATAGTTGCGGCGAGCAACGACAACAGCTTTTTCTTCGAATGAACTCGCATATTGTTCCCCCTCTAAAAATCATTTTCTACTCTTTTATTATAAGAGGGCTTTTCTTCACAGCCTATGTCACAAAATAAATATTTCTGCACCTTTCCCAACTGATCTTTGCTGGTTTCGTCCTTACTGGTCCCATCTTTACTGGTCCCGAAATTCATGCGGAGTCATTCCGTAATGCTTTTTGAACATCTTACTGAAATATTGGGGATTCTGGTAGCCTAGTTCCGTCGTAATTTCGTATATTTTTTTGTTGGAATATTTGAGCAAATAAAGAGCCCGCTCCATTCTCATTCGGATAATATAGTCACCCAGACCTTCTCCGGTTTCAGCTTTATAAATTTTAGACAGATAGACTGGATGAAGATAAACCTGATCAGCAATCGTCTTAACAGACAGCTCCTGGCCTTTATCCTGGGAGATGAGCTCCTGAACCTGCTTGACCACATAGCTTTTAGCGCTTTGCTCGCTTGCGGACCATTCAGATTTAAGTTTGTTCATCATGGAAAATATCCACTCTTTGAGGTGGGGGAACGAATGAACCATTTTCTGCGCATGTAACGGATCGAAGCCTACTTGATCCATCTGCGTAATGAAACGTCCTTGTTTGTGCGCTGTATACATAAAGGCGCTCGTCACCGAAATAAACAGCTCATATAAATGCTCGCGTGTATATCCCACCTCTTCCATTTTTCCAAATACACGGCTCACTTTCGCTTCGGCCTCGTCCCATTGCCTGGATTCAAGCAGATGAGTAAGCGTTGGGTGCATATAAAGCCCCTCCAGTGACTTAACTGAGCTGTGTGGCTGTTCTGTCTGTTCTTCTATGAATAGCAGTGTATCTGTCTCCTCCTGATGGTTCCAGTATAAGGATCTAATCGCTTTCTGATATAGCTTAGGTAGCTCCTCTGGAAACTTAAACCATCCGGTTAATGCAACGTAAATTCCCCCTTTCAAGTAATTGCTCACATTTTTTCGAAAGGTCTCAATCGCCGCACTCAAAAAACGATTCTGCTCATCCGCGCTCCGTTCAGGGAATGAATTCCAATTCCCTTCTATTAATACAATTAAGCAGTCATGCGGCGCTTTGCAATGCCAAACATGAAAATCAGGTGCGAACACTTCTTCGGCAATATTTCCAATCGCATACTCAATTAAGGAAACTGAATGATAATCCATATCAGAAAAATGCTTTCCTAGCTGAATAAGCAGCATACTGGCAGGATGTCCCGTGCGTAGCTTGATTTCGTACTCGGACATTTTGCTCTCTATTTTGGGTACTGGTAAATCACGCCCGAGTAGCAAATCATGCATCAAATGGGTCCGCAGTACACCAAAATCGTTTCTGCGGCTATATTGTAATTGATGAACCTTGTCAAATGCTTCCCATTCTTCCTTTAGCGAATCCATGGCGGCTGACACACATTTGATAAACTCATCATCATCTACCGGCTTTAAAATGTAATCAAAAGCCTTAAGCTGGAGCGCTTTTTTAGCATATTCAAAATCGGCATAGCCTGTCAGTAACAAACTCCGGATATGTGGCCATCGCTCGGTTACTTCAACAATCAACTCCAGTCCCGTCATACCAGGCATACGAATATCCGTAACCAGAATATCAATATCGTACGCTTCCAGCACATCCACTGCTGTTAATGCGGAAGCCGCTTGATGAACCCTCTCGATGCCTAGCGTCTCCCACGGAATGGTAGCTGCCAGACTTTCTGTTACATAACTCTCATCATCTACTAGTAATATCTGAACCATCTGTTCCCTCCGTTTTAACTATATTCGAATTTGGCGAAGGCCCAATTAAACCATTCGCATGCTCTCCTTCTGTTGAGAGCGACCATTTTAAAACTGCACGCAATCCTCCCAATGGAGACAAAGAGAATTCCAGTCCTGCATCTTCTCCAAAATGTAATCGCATACGTTGATGCACATTCCATAGACCATATCCATGATCCTCTTCCACAGGCTTGTCAAGCGTTGATGTCAGGGCAGTTATAGCCTCTCTACTCAAACCGAGTCCGTTATCATCCACAATCAGGTACATATACGAGCCAACACGCTCGGTTAAAATATGAATTACACCATCCTCCGCTTGAGGCTCTATCCCATGCAGCACCGCATTTTCCACCAGTGGCTGCACTACAAGCGGCGGAATCAGCAGACTGCTAACCTGTGAAGAAACATGAATTAAGAACGTTAGCCTTGGCATACGCATCTGCTGTATGTTCAAATAATATTGAACAAATTCGACTTCCTCTGACAATGGAACCAAATCCCGCTCCTGTCTGGTTGTATATCGATAATACCTGGATAAATTATGAGCCATGGCCACGACCGCCTCATGATTGCGCAGCTTCGCCATACTTGTAATAAACGAAAAACAATTATAAAAAAAATGCGGATTGATTTGTGACTGTAGCTGCTTTAGTCGCGCTTCCTTGACATGCAGCTGCTCAACATACACCTTCTCAAACAGCTCCTGAATCTGTTCGACCATCAGATTAAATTGACTAGACAGGAAAGCAAACTCGTGACTCCCCCTTAGACTTAATCGAACAGCATAGTCTCCATCCTTTAGTCTCCGAAATGCCCGCACAAGCTGAAGAATCGGCACTTGTACCTGTGAATGAAGCAAGTAAGCGCCAATCAAGCCTACCAGCAGCGAGCCAACAACAGTTATATAAAACAGTCGATTCGATGAGTAAATCGGAGACATCATATCGGACAAAGGCATGTAATCAATCAAATACCACCCCGTCGTTTGCGAAAGAACGGCATGAACCAGGTAGCTTTCTTCTCCAATTTTCACAGTCAGATTATCAACTTCATGGAGCCCCATTTTTTCTAATTTTGAAATCAGCTGTCCAGACAGCTCTTCATTGGCAGTACGATTATAGATCGCTCCTACGCCTTTTTTATAATAAAAAGGCTCCTTTCGACCATCACCTTTGAAGCGGTCAAGCATATCCTGAATATTACTGCTGTCAAATTCAACTTTAATAATCGTGTTAGCGGTTTCTGGATTACCAAGCGAAGAAAACGGGGATAATGTATACAATGAAAATATAAATTGGTCTTTCCCGTATGATTTTTTTTTGGATACCTGCCAGCCGTCTTTTATCAGCTGATTTAGTTTTTTCTGGTCATATAAACCTGCTCCACTCTCCGATACAACCCGTCCAAGCGAAGGAGAATAGATACTCAGCCCGGTTCTCCAATTAGAAGAGCTTTCCTGAAGCCCAAGCTTGGTTTGAATCCGTTTGACCAGGTTAATTCCATCCAGATTGAGAACCTTGTCCTTCAAAAAAATCGCTTGAAAACTGGCTACATCGGGATCATGAATCAGCAGATGCGGCCAGGAGGAAATCATTTCAATATTCGTATTCACCTGGTTTTGAAAAAAAGTCAGCTGATTATAATTAGATTGATTCAGCTCCTCACGTAATACACCTGTCGTTGTCTGATTAGAATAGACATACAGGATCAGCACAGGTATGAGCAATACGATAACGATGGAGACGATTTTAGTATAAAAATTAAATTTAAACATGAATTCTACACATCCTCTGCACAAAAAACAGGCATACTTAAATGGTATGCCAGAGCCCTGACCTTCGTTGCCGTCAGTACATACTATACATTATCAATGGTTGGCGGTGATAATATGTTTGATGCTAAGCAAATGGAATGGTTTGACCAACTATCCGCTGAAGACTTGGCCATTTTAGGTGCCGGCTTCAATACACTAGGTGATTTTTTTGATTTTCTGGCGTTGATTAAGGCCAGACAGGAAACAGCCCAAGGTAATAAAAAGTAACAGCACTATTTCACAACAAATTTCACACGAGTTCCATCCTCATACTCATCCAATTGGTGACTGACCCATGATCCTGCCCCACGATTATCCTTAGGGGCTATGTATTTGATATTTGCACCTTTGCCACCTTCTGAGCACATAGCCATCGGCCATTCGTCACGATCGTATCCTTTACGAGTGGGAACATCTGCAAGCGAATGCTTGCGATTTTGCTCGGCTCCTTCACGGTCAATTGTGCATACCGGTGATTTTCCCGCCTGAATGGCTTCCTTAATATGCTGCGCTGTTTCAGGGTAACGACCTGACGGGAATTGCAGCGTAACCTGAGCCGATGAAGGCGGGTTTTCTCCTGTCATTTTCGTAAGAAGATTGCCTCCTTCAAACCAGTACGCGCCCGCAGCTAGCAGCACTAAAGCTATAAAACTTAGCAATTTTTTCTTCAATTTCCCTCTTCCCTTCAAGCTATTCCAGTAGATACCTTCAACTAAGGTAATCCCCGGATTTTATTTTTTGTAACCCCTTACTGACTATAAAAAAAGGTTGAATATTCGACGACAAATAGTATAGAGAGGAGGTTGTACGAATGAACGATGAGATGGATACGGTCGCAAGAGTTATTGTATAAGATACAGGGAGCGACTTAATGAGACATCCAGTGGACAAGCCCGAACAAAGCACACCACAGGAGAAGACTGATCAGAATCCCCCAAAATAAACCTTTAAAAAGCTTCATACCTTACTGACAACCTTTCCGACTGGGCTTTTTCCCCATTATAACATGTCAGAAAGACAGCTGTCGCAGCTTGCTCTTATATCATCTTCGTATCATATATATTAAATTTTAAAATCACGACACAAAGGAAAGAACGAAATAATTCCGAAAATTATGCCTGATCACCAGTGAAAATGCAATCATGACATAATAAAAGTCACATTTTAATCAAAATTTAATGAAAGTTTTCCGAAAATGATGTATAATTATTGACATAACAAAACGCACGAGGTGATCATCATGGCATTATTAAACAAAGTTCATGAATTAAAATTGCAACTGCCTAACGAGCATCATAGCATTTCCCAATACGTGGAGCATGCATTGCATTCGATTGACAGTTTTGTGGAGCAACATCGTCAATTTGTAGCCGCTCAGGCTCTATATGGTGAAAAAATCAATGGTACAGAAGAAAGACTGTTCCGAGACACAATTTCTGAGATTAAAGCCCAACTGGTAGCTACTTTGGAAAAGACAGTTGAAGACTTCGCACACAAAGGCGATAAGCACTGGAAAAATCATTATCAGGACGGCGTAGAATAAGCTGAAAATAACCCCCGGTCTTTGGACCGGGGGTTATTTTGTATAAGTGGATGTGGCAATATGCGTAGACTATTTTAACACTCTAGCCGATGTCGCTACAGTCTTACCACCATAAACTACTTTGATACTGGAACTTCCGGTATCAATCGCCTTCACCTGACCGCCAGTAACCTGTACGATCGACGGTTTGGAAGATGTCCATACCGCTGAGCTTGTCACATTGGTAGTTGCACCTGAATCATAAACTGCATTCACACTAAGCACTTGAGAGGAACCTTTAGGCAGCTTCAGGTTTTTATTGCTCAATACCAGTTTGAGCAGCTTAGGTGTGACCTTGATCTCAACGTTAAACGACTTATCCTGATATGTGCCCGTAATCGTTGCGTTTCCAATTCCAACGGCTTTAATGGAAGAGCCTTTTACGATCGCTACGGAAGCATTCGATGTTGTCCATTTCACTTTACTGCTCAGCGTAGCTTTTTTACCTTCCGTATATATGCCGATGACTTTGATGGACTTACTTCCTTTCAAATTCATATCAGCACTCGAAAAGCTTGGTGTCAATGTAGAAATGGCTCCTTCCACAATGACAGGTACTTTCACATATTTGTTCATATACATAGCCTTGATTCCAGAGTTACCGCCATTCACCGCTTTTACTTTACCATTTGCTACTGTAACTGCGGCTGTTGTACCTACCCAGCTTACCTGATTGGTAACATCAAGGATTCCGCCACCAGCCATGTGTGCTTTTACTGTCGGAATACTTGCTTCTTGGCCTGCAACCAATACATATTTTTTCTCAGAAGCGGTCAGCTTGAGCACTTTGTATTGCACAGTCACTGGAATATCCAGTTTGAGCGCACCTACCGTTGCTGTCAATGTTGCACTGCCTGGGTTCACTGCAACTAGCTTACCATTTGCTATTTTAACTGCACTTTCACTGCTTAAACTCCATTTTACATCGGATTGAACTGCTTTTTTTGCTCCATTGACCAAATAAGCAGATATACTCGGGAGAGAAGTTTTGCCTCCTGTTTCGAGGGTCAGACTGGCTTTGCTCGAAACCAGTTTTTCAACCGTTGGAAGTACATTAATCTTCAGCGTCTTGCTCAAACCGTGATAGGACGCTGTAATCGTCGAATTGCCTGCATCCATTGGTGTGATTTTACCTTGCTCGACTGTGGCAACCAGCGGATTGGAGGAAGTCCATTCTGCCGTGTTGGTTACATCTGTTTTGCCGCCAGTCAGGTTGACATCGGTTGCACTAACCTGAATTGGGGAGCTACCCAGAAAGACCGATTTGGCCCCAGTTGCACTCAATACTAACGCCTGAGAAGAAGAACGCACATACACAATCGTTTGTGCTTTAAGTTCATCTTTGCTTGCTTTAATGTAAGTCACGCCTTTGGCAAGTGGACGAACAAGACCATCTTCAACGGTAGCAACAGCCGCATTCGAAGAAGTCCATTCGACACCGGATACATTTTCCATCCCACCTCCAGTAAGTACACCTTGAGCAGTCAATTGCTTTGATTCTCCGCCAATCGTCAAATTAATGGGACTAGACGGATTTAATTGCAGCTTGCTGTAAGGCGATTTTACTGTAATCGTTGTACTTACCGTTTGCTGCTCATATGTGGCAACAACCTTAATCTGCCCTTTTGACACAGGAGTAATGAGCCCCTTATCAACCTTTAAAATGCTTGAATCCCCAGAGATCCATTCTGCCTTTTGGGTAACATCTTCTTTGCCCTTTTCAGTCAATGACCACACTTTTAATTGAGCGGGGCTTCCACCCAGATTCAATGTAGTCGGATTTTGACTGTCCCACTGTACCGTGGAGGTCGTGCTCTCCTCAGCCCGGATCAAACCCGCTGGCCATGCTGCAAATACAAACATCAGCAAAGCAAGTAAGAAGGTACTCCGTTTGCTCATACGTTTCATACGCTCCATTCGTTTCTCTCCCTTAGTTTCATCTCTAAAAATAGGATATAATTAACAATCCCATTACTTTTATCGGTTAGCAGCTTACTAAATTGAACCCTTCATCAAAAAAAGGTGAATAATTACAGTTAAAGTTCTCCACGCAGTGACCTTACCACAAACAAATGCTCTTCTTTAGATAAGGTTTGTCCATCTTCAAGGATTACATTGTGTGCCGAGTGACTAACCAACTTTACATTATAAGCAATCAGCTGATCTTCTCTCCAAATCGTCACCGCCGACTGAAAATGAATGGCATTATCAAACTGTAACGGAACACTCATTACATAACCGAAAGCGTTGAGCTTCGCCGGATGGCGGCTTCTACGCTCACGCCCCGGAGGAAGCATGGTAATATACGTAATATTTTCAAAAGGAATAGCCAGCATTTTCGGGCCTAAAATAACGCACTTTCGTATATCATCCCATTTTTCAAGCGTGCCGCGCACCTTCTGGGTATGATCGTTGTTGCCGTGATATAAAATGACCTGACGTCCCTTCCATTGACGCATGTCCTCACCTCCAGTGCTAGCGGTTAGGAATCTCCCACCGAATCGGCTCCATTCCATGCTCCTGCAAAAATGCATTGGTACGCGAAAAAGGCTTGCTGCCAAAAAAGCCTCTGTGAGCCGCCAATGGACTCGGATGAACGGATTTCAGCACCAAATGCTTGCTGGTGTTCACGAAGCTTGCTTTTTTCTGAGCATGGCTCCCCCACAAAATAAACACTGCTGGCTGCTCGCGCTCATTAATCGCTTCAATGACAGCATCCGTGAAACGTTCCCAACCTATTCCCTGGTGAGATTGCGGTTGTCCTTCACGCACGGTTAATACGTTGTTTAGCAGCAGCACTCCTTGCTCAGCCCAAGGAACGAGGTATCCCTGATTCGGAATGGGAGTACCGATATCATCGCGAAGCTCCTTATATATATTTAGTAGAGATGGCGGTGTTCGCACACCAGGTCTAACAGAAAAGCTCAAACCGTGAGCTTGTCCCTCTCCATGATATGGATCCTGTCCCAATATAACCGCTTTGGTCAGATGAAATGGCGTTAATTTAAGTGCGGAAAACAAGTCTTCTTTTGGAGGATATACCTTATGTAACTTGTACTCTCGGGCTAACGTATACCTTAATTCATTAAAGTATGGCTTTTCGACCTCTTCTCGTAGTACATCATCCCAGTCATTCCCAAACATACCCCTGTCTCCTCTCAATATGTAGATCTGTGAAAACGGTAAGCTTTTTGATCCAAAAAAATAAGCTGAACTCCTCATCCGGAGCCAGCTTATTTATTCGTTACCTGTGTTATATGCCGAAGGACCAGGAAAATATCCTTACGGTAATCAGCTACCGCAGGTCTAAATTCGATTTCCTTATTATAACATTAACGATAATGATGTCAAGTAACTGAAAGCTTAATTCCCTCAGAAGAAAAGCTCTTTATTGCTGTATTTATTACGATTTTGTATGAGCATTCAGGTATTCCAATGCATTATATAACATAACAGCAGCTTCGGCACGTGTAATCTCTTTTTTTGGATGAAACTTTTCATTTGCATCCAAGGTATTGACCTTGTAGACTAGCGAGCGTTGAATGCTACCTTGGTAAGAAGGCTCCAGTTCGCTGTCATCAGCAATATTCGCAGGTGCAATTTTAATCATGGGAAGAACGCCTGCTTTTTCCATGCCCTGAATCAGCATGTGGGTGAACTCTTCCTTGGTCAGCGCTTTGGCAGGATCGATATCTTTTGGAATGTCTACGCCATTATAATGCGCGTTGATAAAAGCTTCAGCGTACCATGCGGTATCCCTAACATGGGTGAACAGTCCACTAGCCTGTGGCGCTTTATTAAAATCAATCGCGGCCAAACTGAGCTGGAGTCCGCCGGAGATCAACTGAATGCCTTGGGCAGCGGTGATTTTAGATGACGGGAGAAACTGCGTGTCAGAGGCACCTTTGAGTAAACCCTGATCTTTAAGGGATATAATTTTTTCTTTACCGCTTACGTTATCCAAATCCTTAAATTGACTGTCTGCCGCAGACAATTGACTTCCAAAGGAGAAGGACAAAATGGCTACGGTTGTAATGGCTGCGTATGCACTTTTTCTCATACTCATGTTAAGTTCCACCTTGTAGTTGAATTAGGCCGCTTGGCCATTAACAACTTCATTGACGTAGTATAAGCTGGAAAGGTTGCAGGCCAAATTCACTCGGTCCCTCTATCCCTTTTGGTATTCAATGAACTCAATACTTTCACAAACTCAAGCGCTGCTGGAGTCACTTCATCAAAAGAATGCGATATAATGCCGATTTCTCTTGTAATCCTGGGGTTAATTTCTTTGGTCGTGAGTGAATGGGACACGGACGAAAGTGTAAACCGGGATATAATGCCAACCCCCAAGTTTTTTTGAACCATGTGGACTAATGTTTCAGCCGTTTGAACTGTGAAACTCTCCTGAAAAGGAATTTGCTGTTCATGTAAGGTATTCAGTACAGCAGATTCATGCCCTCCTTTACAGAAGATAAGTTCATCCTTGTGCTGTTCCAGAGAAACCTCGCGTTCAGCTTTCAAAGGATGATTCTCCGGTATGATGGCAACCATGGAATCATGCTCCAGAATGTGAACGTCATAATGTTCGAAAGGGGATGCTACGATTCCAATTTCGACGGTTCGATCCTCCACCCACTGTTTAATTTGATTGGAGTTCCCTTCCATCAGTTCAATAGTGACTTGCGGATATTGGGAGCGGAAGGAACAGATCGCTGCTGGAAGCAAGTTCGTAGAGGCAGCCGGAAAAGAGCCTATCTTCACCTTACCGCGCAGAAGCTTGTTCTCCTGACACGCAAGCTGAACCATTTTATGTTCAATCTCTTTCATTTGTCTGGCTAGGATCAGCATTTCCTTGCCCACATCGGTCAGTAAAAGTCCATTCTGCTTGTCGCGAATAAACAGTTTTACCTGCAAGGTGTTCTCAAATTGTATCAAAGCCTTACTAACAGCAGGCTGGGAAATAAACAGCGCTTTGGCAGCCTCCGTCATATTCATTTTCTCCGCGACCTTTGTAAACACTTCGAGATGATTCATATTCACAGACATCCACCTATTATAACCATATGGTTATTCCTTCTATGAAATATAAGTATTTCAGTTATATCAAAACATACCTTATGATTAAAAACAACTCCAGCTCCTGAATAGCCATGTTTGTGAACTTATCATTAGAAGGGGATTAGAATATGCATTCAACTCAGAATTTTACCAATCAATCTACCAGAGTATCATCTGATACACTTCCATGGGGTGGGTTGCTGGCGCTTGCCATGACCGGATTTATTGGTATCCTCACTGAAACTCTGCCCGCTGGTTTGTTGCCACAAATCAGCAAGGGACTCGGAATTTCGGAAGCTTTGGCTGGCCAGTTAGTCACTTTGTATGCTCTCGGCTCACTCGTCGCTGCCATCCCTTTGACTGCTGCAACAAGGGGCTGGCGAAGACGTCCTTTATTATTGCTCTGCATCGTTGGTTTTCTTATATTTAACACCATTACGGCGGTGTCTACCTACTATTTTCTGACGCTGGGTGCCCGTTTTCTTGCAGGCGTATCTGCTGGTGTATTATGGGGAATGCTTGCTGGCTATGCTCGCCGAATGGTGCCGGATGCGTTAAAAGGACGCGCCATGGCCGTCGCTATGTCAGGTACCCCGCTGGCACTTGCCCTTGGCGTTCCATTAGGAACTTTCCTCGGTTCGTTTGTGGGCTGGAGAATGGTATTTGGTACCATGTCCTTTCTGGCGGTAGTCTTAGTCGTATGGGTACTATGGAAACTTCCCGATTTTCCCGGGCAGGCCACCCACCAGCGACTCCCGTTGAGTAAGGTTTTCACAATTACCGGTGTACGCCCCATTCTAACTGTCGTTTTAATTTGGGTACTGGCGCATAATATTCTTTACACCTATATCGCTCCCTATCTAAATCAAGCTGGACTGGCCTCCCAAACGGATGTGATGCTGCTTATTTTTGGAATAACTTCGGTTGCCGGAATCGGGTTGATCGGTATGCTCATTGACCGCTGGCTGCGTTTACTGGTACTCGTGAGTACCTTCGGCTTTGCTATCGCTTCTTTGGCGCTGGGAATCGGAAGTCACCAACCTGCTGTCGTCTATTTAAGTGTTGCCTTGTGGGGACTGACCTTTGGCGGAGCCGCTACCTTACTACAGACCGCATTGGCGGAAGCGGCAGGTGAGAGTGCAGATGTGGCTCAGTCTATGCTTGTAACCGCTTGGAATTTGGCTATTGGTGGAGGCGGTTTGCTTGGCGGGATTCTTCTGGAGACACTTGGAATCAGCTCTTTCCCGTGGACGTTGCTGATTCTTATGCTGCTTGCCTTCATTGTTTCGTGGGGTGCTAAGAATCACGGGTTCCCCCCCAAGAAACATGGGTAGACCTATTACCCTATAAAAAACATCGTCGTTTAGATGGCTGAGAATCAAATCCACACTTGGCAAGAAGCTCAACGAATATATAGATCAGGTCATAAAGAACCTTCCTGTCCATCTAACTTCATGGGAACTGACCCCATAACGTGAGACAAATCAAAACACCTTCAAGAGAATCAAGCCATGTCGTAAGATATGGAGATAACCTTGGAGGTGTTTTTACGTTGGCAACGAGAGTTGGCTATCCAGTAGAAGTGAAGATGAAAGCTATTGAAATGAGATTGGCAAGAGTTCCGGTAAGAGAGGTTATGGAGCAGTTGGGAATACGGAATAAGACGCAACTAAAAACATGGATGAGGTGGTATCGAAAAGGCGAAGTACATCGTCTGGAGCAACCTGTGGGTAAACAATACAGCTACGGAAAAGGTCCAGAGCACTCTTCGGAGCTTGAAAAAGTAAAGGCGGAGAACCGATTCCTGAAGCAGCAATTGGACCTACTAAAAAAGTGCAAGGAACTGGAAAGGAGGTGGAACCAGAAAGTTGCCGTTGCCTGAGTCGAATCCATTCGAGACGAAGTGACGGTGTCTGAGGCTTGTACATGGCTCGGGATCGCAAGAGCGACCTACTACCGCTGGAAAGCAGCCGTGAAGACAGAGCACACAGATGCTACGGTGGAGAAAATCCGTGGGCTTTGCATCCATCATAAATTTCGGTATGGTTACCGGAAAATCACCGCACTCCTTCGGGCAGAGCAAAGAATGAATCACAAACGGGTTCAGCGGATTATGCAGCGTGAGGGGCTACAGTGCCGCGTGAGGATGAAAAAACGAAAGATCACTGGGCAGCCCGCTTATCCGGCAGAAAATCTGCTGAAGCGGCAATTCCATGCAGAGGCGCCCCTGCAAAAGCTCGTCACG
This window contains:
- a CDS encoding MFS transporter encodes the protein MHSTQNFTNQSTRVSSDTLPWGGLLALAMTGFIGILTETLPAGLLPQISKGLGISEALAGQLVTLYALGSLVAAIPLTAATRGWRRRPLLLLCIVGFLIFNTITAVSTYYFLTLGARFLAGVSAGVLWGMLAGYARRMVPDALKGRAMAVAMSGTPLALALGVPLGTFLGSFVGWRMVFGTMSFLAVVLVVWVLWKLPDFPGQATHQRLPLSKVFTITGVRPILTVVLIWVLAHNILYTYIAPYLNQAGLASQTDVMLLIFGITSVAGIGLIGMLIDRWLRLLVLVSTFGFAIASLALGIGSHQPAVVYLSVALWGLTFGGAATLLQTALAEAAGESADVAQSMLVTAWNLAIGGGGLLGGILLETLGISSFPWTLLILMLLAFIVSWGAKNHGFPPKKHG